A stretch of DNA from Pleurocapsa minor HA4230-MV1:
AGGTACTTAAAAGTTATATAGTCACCTTATGGTTTCCAACTCAGAGCCAGAACTTATTTTAGATCAAGATTGCCCTGTACTCCAGGTGATTGACATTGTGGGGGACAAATGGACCTTGCCAGTTTTGTATGTCCTTAAACAAGGTACAAAAAGGTATAGTGAGATACAGCGAGAAATACCAGGAATATCTAAAAAAATGCTGACTCAAACCTTAAGAAGGCTAGAATCAGACAATATCTTAAAACGGAAAATTTATCCTGTCGTCCCTCCCAAGACGGAGTATACTTTAACTGCTTTTGGCAATCAGCTAATTAAACCTTTAGAAGTTTTGGCGGACTGGGCATGGGAGCATCAAGCCGAATTAAAATTAATTTGCGATCGCAGAGGCTTGGCACGTCCTAAAGGATTAGCTCCTAACGTCGCGTCACGCGAAGCTAGTCCTTTAGGGAAGCCTCATCGCCGTCAAAAATCTGCTGCTAAAAAATTACAAAATTCTAACAAAAAGCCGAATTCAGGTTAGGCTACGGCTAAGTTTTGTTTCTTCTCTGTACCCATGAAAATTGGCGCTTTAAAATTAATCGATCGCAAGAGAGTTGGTTTATCCGTGATGAATCTCTACATCATCAAGGAACTAACCCTACCGTTTTTATTTGGCATGGGTATCTTTACTTCTTTAGGTTTATCTATTGGCGCAGTTTTTGAGTTAATTCGTGAGGTGACGGACTCAGGACTAGATTGGAGCGTAGCTGCCAAAATTATGTTGTTGAGAATGCCAGAGTTTGCCGTATTTGCCTTCCCGATGTCAATCTTGCTGGCAACTCTGATGACCTATAGTCGGCTTTCTAGTGATAGTGAACTCATTGCTTTGCGAAGTATTGGTGTCAACATTTATCGTTTAATCATGCCAGCGATCGCTTTTAGCTTGTGTGTTGTGGCAATAACTTTTTGGGTTAATAATTTTGTCGCTCCCGCAGCTAGCTATCAGGCTGAATCGACTCTCAAACAGGCATTAGGAGAAACCCGTCCCGAATTTGAGACGAAGAATATTCTGTTTCCTGAGTATGCAGAAATTGAGACAGAAAATGGTGAGACACAAGAGGTATTGACCCGCTTATTTTATGCTGAAAAATTTAACGGTCAGCAAATGACCAACCTGACAGTATTAGACCGTTCCCGTAGACCAGTTAGTCAAATTGTCGTAGCGCGATCGGCTCAATGGAATATCTTAGAAAATATTTGGGATTTCTATGACGGTACGATTTATCTAATTGGTTCAGATGGAGGCTACAACAATATCGTTCGTTTCGAGCATCAAAAGTTAGCCTTACCAAAAGAGGCGCTCGATATCACCCAAACAAGCCGAAAACCTAATGAAATGAACATTTTTCAAGCAATCGAATATCTGGAATTAATTAAACCTGGTAGTGATGAACCCAGAATTCGCAAGTGGCAGGTACGGATTCACGAAAAGATTTCAGTGCCGTTTGCCTGTTTAGTGTTTGCCATGATCGGTGCAGTATTGGGGGTTCAACCTCAAGACTCGGGTAAAGCAACTAGTTTTGGTATTTGCATTATGCTGATTTTTGGCTATTATTTACTCTCGTTTATTTCTCAATCTCTGGGTATTTCAGGAGCTATTCCTCCTTGGTTAGCTGCTTGGTTGCCCAATTTCATTGGCTTCGGGGCTGCTACTGGTTTATTAGCCAAAGCGATGGATTAAGATTATTCTTTTATTTGAATAGACTACGCTGTTGATTAACTAGTTTTTAGCTCTTAGCTTTTAGCTTTTAGCTTTTAACTCTTTAAATTAATTATTCAAAACTAAGTTTTCAACCTCTGCTATTTTTGTTGGTAACTCTTTAGTTAAGACTTCTGAACCAGATTCAGTGACTAAAATATCATCTTCAATGCGAATACCTCTAACATCAGCAAACTGCGCCAAGCGCTCCCAATTAACTACATCCTGGTACTTAGCCCGAAAATTAGCATCATTTAAAATCGCGGGTACTTGATAAAAACCTGGCTCAATCGTAACGAGCATTCCTGACTGGAGAGGACGGTTCAATCTCAGATAACCTAAGCCAAAGCGATCGCTTCTAATTCTTCCTGGTGCGTATCCTGCCACATCTCCTAAGTCTTCGAGATCATGCACATCTAAACCTAGTAAATGTCCAATACCGTGAGGAAAAAAGAGGGCGTGGGCATCCATGGCGACTAAATCTTGAGGCTTACCTAGAAGAATACCTAAATCGACTAAACCTTGGGCAATTGTCTCGGCTGCTAGTAAATGAATGTCTTGATATTCTACTCCAGGATGTAGTTTGGCAATACAATCGTCGTGAGCCTTGAGAACTAGTTGATAAATATCTCTTTGAGTAGCCGAAAACTTGCCTGAAACTGGCCAAGTGCGCGTAATATCTGCTGCCCAACCATTCGCAGTTTCTGCCCCCACATCTGCCAGTAAAAGATCTCCTGGCTGTAGCTGATGGTGATAAGACTCGTTATGCAATACTTCTCCCTGTACGGTGACAATACTGTTGTACGCACAGGTCATATTGTGAGCGATAATTACTCCTTCCATTGCTCCGCGTATTTCGGCTTCCGTGGTGGCGTTTTTGGTTGTTCGCATTCCTGCTAGGTGAGCCTTAACTGATACCGCAGCGGCGGAACGTAATTCTTGTAAGGCTAAATTGTCGTGGCGCGATCGCAATTTTACCAACGCTTGAGCAAGTTCTAAATCAATATTGGCTGCTCGATCGGACAAAGCTATAGGGCGGTTTAATAACTGACACTGTTGTTGATAAGTAGCCAAATCTTGGCTCGAAATAGTAGCTGCATCTGCGGTTTTGCTGGTCAATTCTGCCAAAGGATATACTCGCTCTGCGCCAATCATCGCCCCTAGTTCATCTCGACTAGGTGTTGCACCATGCCATAGAGTGGCTTCTGCTGGTGGATTATCGATAAATAATTCTAATTCCCCTGCTGATAAACGAATAGCTGCGTTGTTTAAAGGGATTCCTGCAAAATAGAGAAAATGACTACTAGCGCGAAAAGGAAGCTTGTTTGCGGGAAAATTGCGTCCGACAAAATTACCAGACCACAAAATAACTGGATGTTTAATTAGCTGCGCTAGTTTTACTCTTCTTTGTTTTAAAGCTTCGATTAAAAAGCGATCGCTTAAGGCACTCAAGACAACCATTTTATTTTTTTTACTAATCAATACCAATTAGTATAGATAATTCTCCACTCTCAATTAACCAAAGCCATGCAACCCCAATATTGGTCGATCAATCTCTTACCAGGATTGATGTTAAACGAACAAAAACTGTTGAAAACTCAGGGAATAGAAAATACTCTAGATTTACTTAAACAGACTAAAACTCAAGAGTCAAAGCTAAATTTAGCTAGTAAACTCAAGTTGCACCAGAAACACCTCAATAAGTGGATTGCTCTGTCAGATTTAGCTTGTATTCCTAGTGTCGGCAGACAATATTGTGGACTATTGCTACATGCAGGTATAGCCTCCGTACTTCAACTCGCTCAAACCCCTTTCCATCGCCTACATTCCCAGATTATTCGCTTACAAGTGGCAACTATAGGTCGAAAAGATTTAACCTCAGTATCACAAGTAAAACAATGGGTCGAAGAGGCAAAGATACTCAGTAGGAATAGGTTTTAATTTCCAGTATCGCGATCCCGAAGGGTAGGCGCGACGCGAAGCTAGTCCTTTAGGGGAGCCTAATCGCTTTATCAATGATCAGATAGATCAGTGAACAATTGATAGCGAAGTGCGACGCGCGACGCGACGTAAGGAGCTAGTCCTTTAGGGAAGCTAGTCCTTTAGGATATCCTTTAGGATTAATCAGGTTTAAGACCTCTTTTCAATTTTTCAATGAACAGTGATCATTGCTCACTGTTAAATGATCCATCGAATGTATAAATTTAAATCAAACTAACAAATTTTCATATACTATATAAATTATTCTGTTTTAGGAACAGCTAGTTGAGAGCGATCGCTTTTGATTTAATTGTCAGCTAGCTGAGGAATTATTCTCTCAGGAGAATCTAGGGCGATTGAGGTTTCTAACTGAAAAATATCTTCCAGTTTTTGCAAAGTGGTATCAAAAGGAGGACAGGCAAAATCGCAAGCTTTCCAACTACTTTGGACTGGCACGCCTAATATTTGGCACGAACCACCCCTGCGTCCTTCTGGCTCGTAAAAACGGCAGTAGCGACAGGCAGAAGTTGAAAAATTTCTTTCTTTCATTTGGGTTTTTTAACTCGGTTTTTATTCAATTCCGCTATCTACATTTTGCTTGGTCTTCATAATCTAACTAATCCAATTCAAATCAATATCTAGCCTGGGTTATAGTGATCCCCAGGGGGTCTTAATGCTTTATATTGTTTTTATAATTGATTAACGAACAGAAACGAACACACATTTAAAAAAAAAAGAAAGTAGCACAAAATACTTTCTCCTCTTTATTTTCTTGAAGATTTAGTTAAAAAACTCGATAGGGATCATGAACAAAGAACTCAGTTTTCTTTATATTCTCTTTTTATTCTGGCTGGGGAAAAACTGGGGGACAATATTCTTCTGACCATTTTTGAGCGACACAATGATGGCATAAATTCCATCGGCTTAGTTCTGCTTGAGATACCCGTGAATTACACTTAGGACAAGCTAAAGTATCTTTAGTCTGTTCAATAGTTCTCAGCCAGCGTTGAGCAGCATTTTTAGCCCGCTCTTGAGCAGATAGGCTATTTGCTTTGTCCTGATGATCTTGTTTTAAAACAGCGTCAAGATCGCGAGGGATTATGGTTTTATGGCGATCGCTAATGGTAAATAAAGCTTGAGTCTCTTGCAGATAGGTCTTCTGATGCCATTGAGACGAGGAAAAATGAAGATCTTTAATTTCAGTAGTCAGCTGTTGATTAAGTCTTTTCAGCAGAGTGTATCTTTGAAAAGAAAGCTCCTGCGCCCTGGCTGCACTGGAAGTCGCTACATAAAGTATTTGCCGATTAAGATAAAGAGGGCGAGTAGACTGGGCAACTTGTTGGCTAACCACTCGCTCCCAACATTGTAGTAACTGACGATATGCGCGAAATTGCTCCCAGCCAGGCTGGCTTTCTAGCTGAGTCAGGATTTGTTCTACAGAATTGAAGTGCAAGGACATGAGGAAATAGGAAATAGGAAATAGGAAATAGGAAATAGGAAGTAGTATTTCAAAAATGTCCTAACGTTTTTACGTAGGTCTATAATTAGAGACAATTCCTGACCATTGGACTTTCTTTTCACCTGTGCGTCGGTAGGAGAAAAATAAATCCTGTGACTGAAATGTACAGTAAGGAGCGATCGCAATTTGTTCTGGATTAATTCCTAGCTGTTCGAGTTGAATTTGATTGACTCGTGGCACATTTAAACGGACTTTTCCTGATACCTCATCATCTAAGATTGGTGCATTGGGCAACTGCTTTAGTTTACTCAAAATTGTTTCAGGTTCTAAGTCATTATCGGGCATAAGAGTTTGACTAACTTCAATTGCCACTCTTTCATCTACCTGATACATTTTCCCTGAAATAGCTGGGCCGATCGCAATTCGCAGAGCGGATTTTTCACTACCAAAAGCTAAAAATCTGGCGATCGCTTGGGGGACAATTTTTTGCGCTGTACCTCGCCAGCCTGCGTGAATGGCACATACTTGTCCTGTAACTACATCCCCAATTAAGACGGGAGTACAGTCGGCACTAGCTGCCCAAACAGATTGTTGCGGGCGATCGCTAATTACGGCATCAGCTTCGGCTAATTTATCAGCATCATCTTGCCGATCTAATGTATCTGTGATTTCTTGGGGAGTTAAAACTATATTGCCGTGTATTTGCTTGACTCGATAGGCAGTTATTGGCGATCGCCAAATAGAAGTTAGATCTTCGGGGGGGCGAGGATAAAATTCTTGAGTAAAAAAGCCGTGTTGCCAAGGGGACAGTAAATCACAGGTGAGATAGGAATAATTCTGCCAAGTTTGCCAATGCCAGTGCTGATTCATTAATTTTTACAACAGATTGAGATTAAAACTTAGAGTTGAATAACGCATAATTTTGATTAGACGCTTTTGCTCGATACCCTCATAAAATTTTAAGGACTAGAGAGAGTAGAGAATAACACCTTTAATTTAGGCTATTTTTCTAACTTCAACTCTAATCCTTGGGTAAGATTGAAAGCTATTGAAAATTTTGGTGGCTCAAAAAGATTTTTGAGCTAAGTCTGGTTAATTCGCGATCGCCAACAGTAAAGATGCTTAGAGCTTTTTGATCATTAGTTTGAAACGACTGCTACGTAGAGCTTGGTCTCCTGGTCATATCTCCAAGCAATTCCTTCAGGATCTTTGCTCATGCTCCATAGTTCAAAATCTGGATCGGATTTGCGTCTGCCAACTGTACTGGAATTTAGGTCGAGGCGTTTTGCTAGTTCAGCTTGAATCAATGATTGACCAGCATCAATAGAAGTGGCTTGATTGATAGTTGAACTATCTGTCTCGGACTCAGGACTAATTGCAGTGGACTGGGGATCTGCTTTGGTAATCAGGGCAACAGAAGATGATTCGGCTTCTTTAGCACTATCGTCAGCGTCGGCTTCGTTTTGTTCTTGTTTCGCCAATTGAGCAATGCCTCTAACAGATAATTTACTAGAGTCTTTGGCTGCTAATTGGTATGAGTTTATTGCTGGTTCTGGTTCACTATCGTCTAAAATACTACCTAAAGCACTAGCGGTAGGAAAGTAGTAAACTACTCCTTTATTGGCTACATTTTTTGGCTGAGTGCCGTACTCTTCGCTTTTACGAGCGAGGAATGCTTTAGCAGCACTGGCGGTTAGGTTGGCTTTTACGGATAGGTCTACTGGAGTTACATAGCCTCTAGTTTCCTTAATTAGCTGATTAAAATAAGGATTGATTTCTGCACACCATTTTTGCCACTTATAGTCTTGCCAAATTTTGAAAGCGACGATCATTGCTGCAATTAAGAGCAAGAATGGCCATAGCATATACAAAACTACAAAACCAAAAGCCACGGGGATGAGCAGAACTAAAGCGCCAGCAGAGCCATTATCTAGTACTTTTCCAGTCATAGTTGTGGTTGCAATTGCTAAAATTTACAGATTGCAAGATTATCTTGCATAAATTGTCTTTATGCAATACTAAGGCAATTTACGTTGCAACGCACGCAACTGAATTAGAAAATTGCTAAAAAATTGCCCAGATCTTTCTAGACGGCAACGGCTGAAACAGAGATTCCAAGGCGTTTAAACATAGCTTTGCGCCCTGCAATTGCTAAAGAATCGTCTAAAGGAGACAAGGCAATTTCAGTTGCGTACTTTCGTTGCAAAGCTGTTTTAATGAGCCAGTCGGCGATAAAGTAATTTTTGGGTAGTAGTGGCCCATGAGCATAAGTAGCGATCGCATTTTGATAGAAAGCGCCTGCGGTTTGGTCTTCGCCGTTGTTGCCATAACCTTTGATTACTTTACCCAAAGGCTGCACATTCTGGAGATAAGTTCTGCCTCCATGATTCTCAAAGCCAATCACTATAGGTTTTTCACCGAGTGTGGCTTGTAGTTCTGAAGCGATCGCCGTAGCCGTGATTTCAAACACTAAGTTACCAATGCAGCGTCGTGCTTCGATACCTGGATGCTGACTCACCATATCTAAGATGCCTAAGCCTTCAATCCTTTTACCCTGAGCAGGTTCGTAATAGTGACCCAACAGTTGAGGTGAACCACAGGTAAATACTCCTGGTGTACCTTGGTCTAGTTTTGCTCGAAGCGCTTCGGCTTTTGCTCCCTGCAAGTCCCTCATCACAATTTCTTGCTGACGATCCTGCGCTCCTCCCCCAACGATAATATCTACCTGCTCAAATTCTGCTGCTGCGCTTTCCCGCTTTAAAGGTATGATTTCGACTTCAATATTTCGCCATTGACAGCGCCGTTGTAAACAAATAACGTTACCGCGATCGCCATAGGTACTCATTAACGTCGGGTATAACCAGCCAATTGCAATTTTCATGTTGTCGGTAGTGAAAGTTAAACGCTAACAAATTCTAACTGCGGTTTAAACTAAAACAAATTATTAGAATTATTAGAAAACAATTTAGCTGGTTAAAAAGATCTGCAATAACTATTTAGTTTGAACTGAATTATGTAACTGACTGGTGAACTCTTGGCGATCGCTCAAAATCGTAAAGTAATCGTCCATACTGGTTAATTCAAACAACATACTAACTTGCTCATTAACTGAGCATAAAAAGAACTTGACTTCCGCAGCATTAACTGTTTTTAAAGCTTTGACTAAAGCGCCTAGTCCCGAACTATCCATAAAGGTGACATTGTGGAAATCAACTAAAATGGTATCCACTCCACTTTCTACGCTTTGCTCAACCTGATGCTGAAACTCAGCACTTTTAGTGCCGTCTAAAATACCTTCAGGTTCAATTATTTGAACGACAGAATTCATATAATTTAAATAATTATTAAAAATTAATGTAACAATTAGTATAGCAAAATGATCGCATCTTAACGAGCTAAGATTGCTACTAAAGAAAAAACCGCAGTTTTTTAATTAGAACTTGATTAAATCTCATCAAGAGATAAAAATAAGTTAAATATAAACATATTTTCCAATTAAAATAACTATTGTAGATAATCAAGTCGCCTTCTATGGTTAACATTAGAAGACGATCTGACAGACTGTGTTGCTTGAGAAATTAATTAGTTTCCCGAAAAATTAGCAGCATCATCGAACATTTGTCTAGTTTTTTCTAGTAGCTTGTTATTCGGATCGACACGGTTTATGCCTGGCTGTTTTTTTGCTGGGATTTGGGTAGGGTCTAGTAATTGTTTTTGTTCTTCAGGACTAACAAAATCATCAACACTATTCAATGATTCAACGCGATCGGAATCTGAATAAAGTAGACCATCTATATTATTGTCATCTGTTGGATATGTAGTCTTGCTTTGATTACTAGCTGCGTTGGCAAAATCCTGATTAAATGCAGTGGTTAAAAGTAGTATAACTGCCAGAAATAAAGAAGTTAAAATCTGGTTAATTTTGATTTTTTTTAGATAAGATACTATCGTGACCAGTACATTCATAAGGCTTGTTGAAGATATTTTAATTGTTTTAAGAATAAATAACTGTACGCAGCATTTTTGCTGTGATTTAAGCTTTTATTACTCATAATTTAGCTGAGTTTTTTAAATACATCTTCTAACTAAAGTTGGATTATTATAAGCAATAATAAAATGAATTTATGAGCAATTTATATCTTATGTAAGATTGAAACTGTAATAACTTTTAAAAAACTTTTAGCTTTTGGCTGTCCTTAATCAGGTTTAATTTGTTATTCTCAATTGAGAAATGGCTAAAGAAAGTATCTAAAATAGGGGACAACAAATATTTAATGGAAGCGTATGATGCGATCATAATTGGCGCTGGTCACAATGGGCTAGTTTGTGCAGCCTATCTATTAAATGCTGGCTACAGCGTCTTACTGCTCGAAAAGCGTCCTGTACCAGGAGGGGCTGCTACTACCGAAGAAGCCATCCCCGAAGAAGCACCTGGATTTAAGTTTAATCTGTGTGCGATCGACCATGAGTTTATCTTTTTAGGGCCAATTATTGAAGAGTTGCAGCTGCACAAGTACGGTTTAGAATATCTTACCTGCGACCCTCATACCTTTTGTCCCCACCTAGACGGAAAATATTTCCTGGCACATCAATCATTAGCCAAAACTCAAGCAGCGATCGCTCGCTATAGTACTAGAGATGCGGAAAAGTATGGCGAGTTTATTGGCTACTGGTCAAAATTAATGAGTGCGATCGCGCCTTTTTTTAATGCCCCACCCCAGTCTATTTTAAATATTGCTAAAGGCTATAGAGGCAAAAATTTGGCGGACATTTTGGCGATCGCTGGCTCTAAAGATAAGGCTTTAAACTTTATCCGTACGATGATTACCTCGCCAGAAGACTTGCTGAATGAATATTTTGACACTGAGATCGTTAAAGCTCCCCTCGCCCGTTTGGCAGCCGAAATAGGTGCGCCACCATCGCAAAAAGGTATCACCGCAGGATTAATGATGCTGGCAATGCGTCACCATCCAGGTATGGCTCGACCCAAAGGAGGTACAGGGGCGTTAACTCAAGCCTTAGTCAAGTTAGTCACGGCTAAAGGAGGCAAAATCTTAACCGAGCAAATGGTTAAGGAAGTGATCGTCGAAGATCAGAAGGCGATCGGCGTGAAAGTGTTTGAGGGCAAGGAATATCGAGCTAATCAAGCCGTAATTTCTAATATTGATGTCCGTCGATTGTTCTTACAGTTAATTGCTCCCGATGTGATTAAACCTGAATTAAGAGAAAAAGTCGATCGCCGAATTACTAACAACAATGAAACTATTCTCAAAATCGATTGCGCCCTATCTGAAGTACCCCGCTTTACTGCGCTAGAAACCGATAATCATGACCATTTGATCGGTACGGTATTAATTGCCGACTCTGTAGCCCATGTCGAACAGGCTCACTCCCTAGCCACCATGGGGCAAATTCCCGATGCCAACCCTTCAATGTATCTCGATATCCCCAGTGTCCTCGATCCCACCCTCGCGCCAGAGGGAAAACACACCCTTTGGATCGAATTTTTTGCGCCCTATCAAATAGCAGGTAGAGAAGGAACAGGATTAAACGGCACTGGTTGGACAGATGAATTGAAAAATCAGACTGCCGATAACGTGTTGAAGAAGTTAGGGGAATATGCGCCTAATCTTCAAGACTCAATTATTGCCCGTCGGGTAGAAAGTCCTGCGGAATTGGGCGAAAGACTGGGTTCATATAAAGGCAACTACTATCACTTAGATATGACCTTAGATCAAATGATCTTTTTACGTCCTCTACCAGAAATTGCTAACTACACCACGCCGATTAAAAACCTTTACCTGACAGGGGCAGGAACTCATCCAGGAGGTTCTATCTCAGGGATGCCAGGACGTAACTGCGCCCGCGTCTTTCTCCAGCGACAACAGCCCTTAGCTAAGGCACAACAGTCAGTTAATTCGATGTGGCGATCGCTTTTAGGTATCAGTAATCAGTAATCAGTAATCAGTAATCAGTAATCAATATGAATTGGCTTAAAAGTTTTTGGCAATTTTCCCGTCCCCATACAATTATCGGCACTAGTTTAAGTGTCTTGGCACTCTATTTTATTTCCCTGGCTACTACAGTCACTCAGATTAACCCTGTAAATTTAGAGCAGATGATTGCTGTTTGGTTTGCCTGTCTGTGTGGCAATGTATATATAGTTGGCTTAAATCAACTTTATGATATTGAGATAGATCGAGTTAATAAGCCAGAATTGCCCTTAGCTTCAGGAGAATTTACAGTTGGACAAGGAAAGCTGATTGTTGGGGTTACGGGATGCCTGTCCTTAATTATTGCTGCCTTATCTGGGACATGGTTATTCGCGACAGTAGCTACTAGTTTGCTGATTGGTACAGCCTATTCAACACCACCGATACGCTTAAAACAGTTTCCCTTTTGGGCAGCTTTTTGTATTCTGACGGTGCGGGGAGTGATTGTTAACATTGGCTTGTTTTTACACTATGGCGACAAACTTAATGGGCAAGAAGTCTTAAATCCGTATGTTTGGACTTTGACCCTATTTATCTTACTCTTCACCATAGCGATCGCTATTTTTAAAGATGTCCCCGATTTAGAGGGAGACAAGCAATATAATATCAATACTTTTACCCTGGTAATTGGTAAACCTGCGGTCTTTAATCTTTCTCGCGGAGTGATTACTGTTTGTTATTGTGGCATGATTGCAGCAGGATTATTTTGGCTGACTGCTCTTAACGTCAGCTTTTTTGTCGCTAGCCACGTAATTTTATTAGGGCTACTTTGGTGGCGGAGTCGAGATGTAGACTTAGAACAGAAAAGTGCGATCGCCAACTTTTATCAGTTTATTTGGAAACTATTTTTTGCCGAATACTTGCTATTTCCCATAGCTTGCTTTATTACTGTCGTTGGTAAATAAACTTAGTTTCTAACGCAGTATCTAAATGCCAAGTAATTCGTTGCTCAATAGTCTTAGTCAACAAATAGATAATGTCGTTATTGGTCAAGGGAATCTAGTTCAACAATTGCTGATTGCCTTATTGAGTGGTGGTCACGTCATCATTGAAGGAGTACCAGGTATAGGTAAAACCTTGTTGGTAAAAATATTATCAAAGTTGATTGCAGCGGATTTCCGTCGTATTCAACTAACACCTGATATTTTACCTTCTGATATCTTGGGAACAAATATTTTTGATCTCAATAGCCGCGATTTTATCCTCAAAAAAGGCCCTGTTTTTACAGAAATTCTCTTGGCTGACGAAATCAACCGTACCCCTCCCAAAACCCAAGCAGCTTTACTAGAAGCGATGGAAGAGCAGCAAATTACTCTAGATGGTCAAACGATGTTGTTACCACCATTATTCTGGGTGATTGCAACGCAAAACTCTTTAGAATTTGAGGGTACATATCCTTTACCTGAAGCACAGCTCGATCGCTTTCTGTTTAAGCTAGTGGTGGACTATCCTGCTAAGGATGCCGAGAAACAGATGTTGGTTAATGCTCAACAGGGATTTAAAGCTAAAAAATTGGATCTCGACAAGCTAAAAGCGATCGCCACAGTAGAAGATATTTTGGTTCTCAGAGAACAGGTGCAAAAGGTTCAGGTAGAAGAGAATATTTTAGATTATTTACTCGATCTGGTGGAGCGTACTCGTCAACATCCTGATTTAATTTTGGGTGCATCACCGCGATCTGCCGTGGCTTGGTTAAATGCGACTAAAGCTAGTGCTTGTCTGGCAGGAAGAGATTATGTTACCCCTGATGATGTTAAGGAAGTCGCCATCCCTTTGTTGCGCCATCGCCTAATCTTAAAACCAGAAGCGCAATTGGATAACCTCCAGATCGCTGAGGTGATTGAATCTATACTCAAGCAAATATCTGTACCAAGGTAATGATTACTGATTACTGATTACTGATTACTGATTACTGACGTTGTCCTAATTTACTGGAAATAGCCAACTATTAAATAGAGTAATAATTTAGCTGATGGTCATTTTCCATCGTTTAAAAGTATGGATTATATTCACGGTTATTCTGATACAGAACAAGTAAGACTAATTCAACAGGCGGAATATTGGCGAGAAAAGCTGATTCTCAAAGATCTTGACTATCAAGCTGGAGAAAAATTATTAGAGATCGGTTGTGGTGCAGGAGCAGTATTAGGTATATTGGGGCAGACTTTTCCTGGTTTAAAGTTGGCGGGAATTGATTTAGAACCAAAGCAAATAGATTATGCCCAGAAACATCTGAAT
This window harbors:
- a CDS encoding helix-turn-helix transcriptional regulator, giving the protein MVSNSEPELILDQDCPVLQVIDIVGDKWTLPVLYVLKQGTKRYSEIQREIPGISKKMLTQTLRRLESDNILKRKIYPVVPPKTEYTLTAFGNQLIKPLEVLADWAWEHQAELKLICDRRGLARPKGLAPNVASREASPLGKPHRRQKSAAKKLQNSNKKPNSG
- a CDS encoding LptF/LptG family permease; this translates as MKIGALKLIDRKRVGLSVMNLYIIKELTLPFLFGMGIFTSLGLSIGAVFELIREVTDSGLDWSVAAKIMLLRMPEFAVFAFPMSILLATLMTYSRLSSDSELIALRSIGVNIYRLIMPAIAFSLCVVAITFWVNNFVAPAASYQAESTLKQALGETRPEFETKNILFPEYAEIETENGETQEVLTRLFYAEKFNGQQMTNLTVLDRSRRPVSQIVVARSAQWNILENIWDFYDGTIYLIGSDGGYNNIVRFEHQKLALPKEALDITQTSRKPNEMNIFQAIEYLELIKPGSDEPRIRKWQVRIHEKISVPFACLVFAMIGAVLGVQPQDSGKATSFGICIMLIFGYYLLSFISQSLGISGAIPPWLAAWLPNFIGFGAATGLLAKAMD
- a CDS encoding aminopeptidase P family protein, with translation MVVLSALSDRFLIEALKQRRVKLAQLIKHPVILWSGNFVGRNFPANKLPFRASSHFLYFAGIPLNNAAIRLSAGELELFIDNPPAEATLWHGATPSRDELGAMIGAERVYPLAELTSKTADAATISSQDLATYQQQCQLLNRPIALSDRAANIDLELAQALVKLRSRHDNLALQELRSAAAVSVKAHLAGMRTTKNATTEAEIRGAMEGVIIAHNMTCAYNSIVTVQGEVLHNESYHHQLQPGDLLLADVGAETANGWAADITRTWPVSGKFSATQRDIYQLVLKAHDDCIAKLHPGVEYQDIHLLAAETIAQGLVDLGILLGKPQDLVAMDAHALFFPHGIGHLLGLDVHDLEDLGDVAGYAPGRIRSDRFGLGYLRLNRPLQSGMLVTIEPGFYQVPAILNDANFRAKYQDVVNWERLAQFADVRGIRIEDDILVTESGSEVLTKELPTKIAEVENLVLNN
- a CDS encoding DUF4332 domain-containing protein produces the protein MQPQYWSINLLPGLMLNEQKLLKTQGIENTLDLLKQTKTQESKLNLASKLKLHQKHLNKWIALSDLACIPSVGRQYCGLLLHAGIASVLQLAQTPFHRLHSQIIRLQVATIGRKDLTSVSQVKQWVEEAKILSRNRF
- a CDS encoding DUF721 domain-containing protein, with the protein product MSLHFNSVEQILTQLESQPGWEQFRAYRQLLQCWERVVSQQVAQSTRPLYLNRQILYVATSSAARAQELSFQRYTLLKRLNQQLTTEIKDLHFSSSQWHQKTYLQETQALFTISDRHKTIIPRDLDAVLKQDHQDKANSLSAQERAKNAAQRWLRTIEQTKDTLACPKCNSRVSQAELSRWNLCHHCVAQKWSEEYCPPVFPQPE
- the pgeF gene encoding peptidoglycan editing factor PgeF, coding for MNQHWHWQTWQNYSYLTCDLLSPWQHGFFTQEFYPRPPEDLTSIWRSPITAYRVKQIHGNIVLTPQEITDTLDRQDDADKLAEADAVISDRPQQSVWAASADCTPVLIGDVVTGQVCAIHAGWRGTAQKIVPQAIARFLAFGSEKSALRIAIGPAISGKMYQVDERVAIEVSQTLMPDNDLEPETILSKLKQLPNAPILDDEVSGKVRLNVPRVNQIQLEQLGINPEQIAIAPYCTFQSQDLFFSYRRTGEKKVQWSGIVSNYRPT
- a CDS encoding type 1 glutamine amidotransferase, whose amino-acid sequence is MKIAIGWLYPTLMSTYGDRGNVICLQRRCQWRNIEVEIIPLKRESAAAEFEQVDIIVGGGAQDRQQEIVMRDLQGAKAEALRAKLDQGTPGVFTCGSPQLLGHYYEPAQGKRIEGLGILDMVSQHPGIEARRCIGNLVFEITATAIASELQATLGEKPIVIGFENHGGRTYLQNVQPLGKVIKGYGNNGEDQTAGAFYQNAIATYAHGPLLPKNYFIADWLIKTALQRKYATEIALSPLDDSLAIAGRKAMFKRLGISVSAVAV
- a CDS encoding STAS domain-containing protein, translating into MNSVVQIIEPEGILDGTKSAEFQHQVEQSVESGVDTILVDFHNVTFMDSSGLGALVKALKTVNAAEVKFFLCSVNEQVSMLFELTSMDDYFTILSDRQEFTSQLHNSVQTK